The following proteins are co-located in the Desulfoscipio sp. XC116 genome:
- a CDS encoding nitroreductase family protein — translation MLQQFKTLIEKNRSYRRYQQNFLVDYQVLEDLVSLAGLSASTANKQPLKYVISNKVQTNRQIFSTLAWAAYLKDWPGPAEGEKPSAYIIILGDTGISNNFGVDSGIAAQSILLGAAQIGLGGCILASIQRNKLREALGIPELYEILLVIAIGKPKETVVLETVQDGNIRYWRDSEGRHHVPKRPLKEIILNHD, via the coding sequence TTGCTGCAACAATTTAAAACGCTTATTGAAAAAAACAGAAGCTATCGCCGGTATCAACAGAATTTTTTAGTCGATTACCAGGTGTTGGAGGATTTGGTTAGCCTGGCTGGATTATCGGCTTCCACGGCCAACAAACAACCTCTTAAATACGTCATCTCCAACAAAGTCCAAACCAACCGGCAAATTTTTTCCACCCTGGCCTGGGCCGCCTACCTAAAAGATTGGCCCGGTCCTGCCGAGGGGGAAAAGCCATCGGCTTATATAATAATTCTGGGCGACACCGGCATCAGCAATAATTTCGGGGTGGATTCCGGCATAGCCGCTCAGAGTATTCTCCTTGGCGCCGCTCAAATAGGGCTGGGCGGTTGTATTCTTGCCTCCATACAGCGCAACAAGCTGCGCGAAGCACTCGGCATTCCTGAACTTTATGAAATATTATTGGTTATCGCCATTGGCAAACCAAAAGAAACCGTCGTTTTGGAAACGGTTCAAGACGGTAACATAAGATACTGGCGGGACTCGGAAGGCCGGCATCATGTCCCCAAACGCCCGCTTAAAGAAATTATTTTAAATCACGATTAA
- a CDS encoding EamA family transporter: MRLSYPLILLAATAWGSIGIPGEKLFALGLAPEQVIWFRAAICFLGMFVICLVFNRPRLKIELHKLPLLFLYGVIGVTMFYYAYFNAIDKTGMAMAAILLYTAPAMVVVISRLVFKENIDLRKIFCILLTTTGCFLVVKGYDINNLKLNLPGILMGLLAGFCYAMYSIFGKMASASVHPWTVIVYTQGISLIFLSFLHFPAEVFAGHYESTAWFYLLYIGIVPTLLAYLCYNAALKHVEAGRASIIATLEPVVAVFLAYVFLKQVLDPVQALGAVLVVSAVVIVQLPARLSKNTGPAKILKFNRDLK, translated from the coding sequence ATGAGGTTGTCATATCCGCTGATTTTACTGGCGGCAACGGCTTGGGGCAGTATAGGCATACCGGGGGAAAAACTGTTTGCCCTCGGCCTTGCGCCCGAGCAGGTGATTTGGTTCAGGGCAGCGATATGTTTTCTCGGTATGTTTGTAATTTGCCTGGTTTTTAACCGGCCACGCCTTAAAATTGAACTGCATAAACTGCCTCTGCTTTTTTTATACGGCGTGATTGGTGTGACTATGTTTTACTATGCTTATTTTAATGCTATTGATAAAACCGGTATGGCAATGGCGGCCATATTGCTGTATACGGCTCCCGCCATGGTAGTGGTCATTTCCAGGCTTGTTTTTAAAGAAAATATTGACTTAAGAAAAATATTTTGTATTTTATTGACAACTACAGGGTGTTTTTTAGTTGTTAAAGGATATGATATAAATAACCTGAAATTAAATTTGCCGGGTATTTTAATGGGCTTACTGGCGGGCTTCTGCTATGCTATGTATTCAATATTCGGCAAAATGGCTTCAGCCAGCGTCCATCCTTGGACGGTGATTGTGTATACCCAGGGGATTAGCTTAATATTTTTATCATTTTTACATTTTCCCGCTGAAGTGTTTGCCGGTCACTATGAAAGCACCGCCTGGTTTTATCTTTTGTATATCGGTATAGTGCCGACGTTATTGGCTTATTTATGTTATAACGCGGCCTTGAAACATGTTGAAGCCGGCCGGGCCAGTATTATCGCCACTTTGGAACCGGTTGTCGCTGTTTTTTTAGCATACGTTTTTTTAAAGCAGGTGCTCGATCCGGTTCAAGCACTGGGCGCGGTGCTGGTAGTTTCGGCGGTAGTTATTGTGCAGCTGCCTGCCAGGTTATCTAAAAACACCGGTCCGGCCAAAATACTTAAGTTTAATCGTGATTTAAAATAA
- a CDS encoding CinA family nicotinamide mononucleotide deamidase-related protein: MICEIIFTGTELLLGQIVNTNAQLIQQELSALGVNLYYQVTVGDNLQRCAAAIKQAAGRADLIIVGGGLGPTEDDISREALAGALRLDLVQDDQALKVVRRYFDRRGIPVTSNNLKQALVPAGGWAVDNPIGTAPGIILEQAGKTYILVPGPPIEFNMMIRDQIIPYLRGKLADEVGIIKSRVLKFCGIGESLLDDKLSDLLKSANPTVAPTAKFSEVHLRITAKARQASLAEEMIDNMESEIRERLGSYIFGVDDETLPGAVTRILLEQGKTVAVAENFTGGQLAYKLSFADGAEYTFIAGLIARDYRRLQEKACLMSGDIPQKAEARAGRIASLVGKQFGADIGMAVAVEPGEKADAAVQEYNLYIAADCNGRLMLKKVLWSGEREAITRRAAAVALVFLWRYLKHGIPF; encoded by the coding sequence ATGATATGTGAAATTATTTTTACCGGTACGGAACTCCTGCTCGGTCAGATAGTAAATACAAACGCGCAGTTGATTCAACAAGAGTTGTCCGCGCTGGGCGTAAATTTATATTACCAGGTTACCGTGGGTGATAATCTGCAGCGCTGTGCCGCGGCTATTAAGCAGGCGGCCGGGCGTGCCGACTTGATTATCGTTGGCGGCGGACTGGGGCCGACTGAAGACGATATCAGCCGTGAAGCATTGGCCGGGGCATTGCGGTTGGATCTCGTGCAGGATGATCAGGCCTTGAAAGTGGTCAGGCGTTATTTTGACCGGCGCGGCATACCCGTTACGTCAAATAATCTAAAGCAGGCGCTGGTGCCCGCAGGCGGTTGGGCTGTAGACAATCCCATCGGTACCGCTCCGGGTATTATACTGGAACAGGCCGGCAAGACATACATACTGGTGCCGGGCCCTCCCATAGAGTTCAATATGATGATAAGGGATCAAATCATCCCTTATTTGCGAGGTAAGCTGGCGGACGAAGTGGGGATCATAAAATCCAGGGTGCTTAAATTCTGCGGTATTGGCGAGTCGTTGCTGGATGATAAGCTAAGCGACTTATTAAAAAGTGCCAATCCAACCGTAGCCCCCACGGCCAAGTTTTCCGAAGTGCACCTGCGCATCACTGCCAAGGCGCGCCAGGCAAGTCTTGCGGAGGAAATGATTGACAATATGGAAAGCGAAATCAGGGAACGCTTGGGCTCTTATATATTTGGCGTTGATGATGAGACTTTGCCCGGGGCGGTGACCCGGATTTTGCTTGAGCAGGGCAAAACGGTTGCGGTGGCGGAGAACTTTACCGGCGGGCAGCTGGCATATAAACTATCTTTTGCCGATGGTGCGGAATATACCTTTATAGCCGGGCTGATTGCCAGGGACTACCGGCGGCTGCAGGAAAAAGCCTGCCTGATGTCGGGCGATATACCGCAAAAGGCCGAGGCAAGGGCCGGGCGCATAGCCTCCCTGGTGGGAAAACAGTTTGGCGCCGATATTGGGATGGCTGTAGCTGTGGAGCCGGGCGAGAAGGCCGATGCTGCGGTACAGGAATACAATTTATATATAGCCGCGGATTGCAACGGCCGCTTAATGTTGAAAAAGGTGTTATGGAGCGGCGAGCGGGAAGCGATAACCAGGCGGGCCGCTGCCGTGGCCCTGGTATTTTTATGGCGGTACCTAAAGCACGGTATACCGTTTTAG
- a CDS encoding DUF6063 family protein has product MLYEQEQIMQAFRLFARLSMAGKGSEDELRLYFSDDQVRGLVDQFAREVDCAIISAGDNLYFVPLALSSPHHIKNETLKRTYLKAGSTNNDIYLMYVSIIVLFGAFYNSYQTVEPTIDFISMSEWLKLLDERLQALKEHDPEMLKDAEKEYKFNWCAILEKWDALDDLKETAKSQDKRTNSRLGFLDSVKRFLEVQELIQDIGNHELELSEKAKTIIQRYYMEMEYNRGILEFMYQLEEKKGEA; this is encoded by the coding sequence ATGCTGTATGAACAAGAACAAATTATGCAGGCTTTTCGTTTATTTGCCAGGCTAAGTATGGCGGGTAAAGGAAGCGAAGATGAACTCAGACTGTATTTTAGTGATGATCAGGTCAGGGGTTTGGTCGATCAGTTTGCCCGGGAGGTTGACTGCGCGATTATATCAGCCGGGGATAATCTTTATTTCGTGCCGCTGGCCTTAAGCTCTCCGCATCATATTAAGAATGAAACGTTAAAACGGACTTATTTAAAGGCCGGCTCTACAAACAACGACATTTATTTAATGTATGTGTCAATCATTGTTTTATTTGGAGCGTTTTATAATAGTTATCAAACGGTAGAACCGACAATAGATTTTATCTCCATGAGTGAATGGCTGAAACTGCTGGATGAACGCCTGCAAGCGTTAAAAGAGCATGACCCGGAAATGCTGAAGGATGCGGAAAAGGAATATAAGTTTAATTGGTGTGCCATTTTGGAAAAGTGGGATGCGCTGGACGACTTAAAGGAAACCGCTAAATCTCAGGATAAGCGTACAAACAGCCGCCTGGGCTTTCTGGACAGTGTAAAACGATTTCTTGAGGTTCAGGAACTTATTCAGGATATTGGTAATCATGAGCTTGAATTATCGGAAAAGGCCAAAACTATTATTCAGCGTTATTACATGGAAATGGAATATAACCGTGGTATTTTGGAGTTCATGTACCAACTTGAGGAAAAGAAAGGGGAAGCTTAA
- a CDS encoding replicative DNA helicase has product MDGQLKGITSGYHERMHRIGLFEPLYKLKNKTGKDKSGEPIDYYGLGMLTLLFFFEHMLMRKKAGVRELARYLAGLAGDVITLDASGYENLARLIIETFRPPLGKRSTHIFYNWETRQMEQASYSYLKAAKHDLETYSQYYVLDEHGLELVFATKEFFSEFQLSINQLLLRKQLEKGEFVGALRQIEEMRMNVEQLQERMRKVKQEIQRNIISDESYQRYEQTIQDVHQRLRRENEEFEELLAFVHETRDRLGYEKTDRRDQRAYELILKIDGELGEVHHQHSLLLKKSIELNTTVLKAARESLYFVAVNSFNFDQEIVSKLITVPLPVKTARVLVEPFLSLEQHRGWSPLTVFAPQYIGGDDPLNDDGEFLSISSEEQRLLEQKIQKQNFTQIMELINRLFKEPVEFTLRQMVEQLKICGRADMLDHRSFYDFWLLLHQNSPLNIAKFSHDEQVAPFAGAQQVFGAKARKITVEELPEIVSVNERYEIQNFIFCLGR; this is encoded by the coding sequence ATGGACGGCCAGCTAAAAGGAATTACATCGGGATACCATGAGCGTATGCATCGCATCGGCTTATTCGAACCGCTTTATAAGCTTAAGAATAAAACCGGCAAAGATAAAAGCGGCGAGCCCATTGACTATTATGGCCTGGGCATGCTGACCCTGCTTTTTTTCTTTGAACATATGTTAATGAGAAAAAAAGCCGGCGTTCGTGAACTCGCCAGATATCTGGCCGGTCTCGCAGGCGATGTTATAACGCTTGATGCGTCCGGTTATGAAAATTTAGCCCGTTTAATTATTGAAACTTTTCGGCCGCCTCTGGGGAAAAGATCCACGCATATTTTTTATAATTGGGAAACCCGTCAAATGGAGCAAGCCTCGTACTCTTATTTAAAGGCCGCCAAACATGACCTGGAAACGTACAGCCAATATTATGTCTTGGACGAGCATGGGTTGGAGCTTGTTTTTGCCACTAAAGAATTTTTCAGCGAGTTTCAATTATCCATTAACCAGCTGCTTTTGCGTAAGCAGCTGGAAAAAGGGGAGTTTGTGGGAGCCTTAAGACAAATTGAAGAGATGCGCATGAACGTGGAACAGCTGCAGGAACGAATGAGAAAAGTAAAGCAGGAAATTCAGCGCAATATTATCTCTGATGAGTCTTACCAGCGTTATGAGCAAACGATACAAGATGTGCATCAGCGGCTGAGGCGCGAGAATGAAGAGTTCGAAGAGCTGCTGGCCTTCGTGCATGAAACCAGGGACCGGCTGGGTTATGAGAAGACAGACCGCCGGGATCAAAGAGCTTATGAGCTTATTTTAAAAATTGACGGCGAGCTGGGTGAAGTTCACCACCAACACAGTCTTCTGCTGAAAAAATCCATAGAATTAAATACCACTGTTTTAAAGGCCGCCCGGGAGTCTTTATATTTTGTGGCCGTGAATTCATTTAATTTTGACCAGGAAATCGTATCCAAGCTGATTACTGTTCCACTGCCTGTTAAGACTGCCCGTGTGCTGGTGGAGCCTTTCTTATCGCTGGAACAACACCGGGGATGGTCTCCGTTAACGGTATTTGCGCCTCAGTATATCGGGGGAGATGACCCCTTAAATGACGACGGAGAATTTTTGTCTATTTCTTCGGAGGAGCAGAGGTTATTGGAACAAAAAATACAAAAGCAAAACTTTACCCAAATAATGGAGTTAATTAACCGACTGTTTAAGGAACCGGTTGAGTTTACGCTCCGGCAAATGGTTGAGCAGTTAAAAATATGTGGGCGGGCTGACATGCTGGATCACAGATCGTTTTATGATTTTTGGCTATTGCTGCACCAAAATTCTCCTTTAAACATAGCTAAATTCAGCCATGATGAGCAAGTCGCCCCATTTGCCGGCGCACAGCAAGTATTTGGTGCAAAGGCACGGAAAATAACCGTTGAGGAACTGCCGGAAATTGTGAGCGTCAACGAGCGCTATGAGATTCAAAATTTTATTTTTTGTCTGGGGCGGTAA
- a CDS encoding Wadjet anti-phage system protein JetD domain-containing protein, translating to MLRQEILSYLKAYKNSFITLGKLEQACPGSTTYEQFAETILTLEGQGVLKKIDSAGENYKKPSLANKYAIKKDALRSHQQEIKQWQLTVHPLMSLDRYYKLNEKEWHKDLVYIKKLDAYLENNGIPQLPASMPQRSYELVADEKWLEAGGMKVLERLGVLEQLKIEVTPDPLMFSVAPDKFAAPLHLHLVVENKTTYYALADMLCKTQFTSLVYGEGWKAVANLAHLPKQLNLSECAHIIYYFGDLDAEGIRIWWSINNKVKLKPAVTFYRALLTKRAELGKQNQRLDRQALEQFTAHFNRAEQQMITGLLSAGRYYPQEALNKNELQEIWRNSTWTAS from the coding sequence ATGCTCCGGCAAGAAATACTCAGTTATTTAAAGGCGTATAAAAATTCATTTATTACCTTGGGTAAGCTTGAACAAGCCTGCCCCGGTTCAACAACTTATGAACAATTTGCTGAAACAATACTCACTCTGGAAGGACAGGGAGTATTAAAGAAGATAGATTCAGCGGGCGAAAATTATAAAAAGCCTTCCTTAGCCAATAAATACGCCATCAAGAAAGATGCCTTAAGATCTCATCAGCAAGAAATCAAACAGTGGCAGTTGACAGTCCACCCGTTAATGAGTTTGGATCGCTACTACAAGCTAAATGAAAAAGAATGGCATAAGGATTTAGTATACATTAAAAAACTTGATGCTTATTTAGAAAATAACGGTATTCCTCAGCTGCCTGCTTCCATGCCGCAGCGTTCTTATGAGCTGGTGGCCGATGAAAAATGGCTGGAGGCGGGGGGGATGAAAGTTCTGGAGCGGTTGGGTGTTCTGGAACAGTTAAAAATAGAAGTAACCCCTGATCCGCTCATGTTTTCCGTAGCACCTGATAAGTTTGCCGCACCATTACATCTGCATTTGGTTGTGGAAAACAAAACCACCTATTATGCTTTAGCCGATATGCTTTGCAAAACACAGTTTACCTCACTGGTTTATGGGGAAGGCTGGAAAGCGGTGGCCAATCTGGCCCATTTGCCAAAGCAGCTGAATCTTTCGGAATGTGCGCACATTATTTATTATTTTGGTGACTTGGATGCCGAGGGCATTCGTATCTGGTGGTCTATAAATAACAAAGTCAAGCTTAAGCCTGCCGTTACCTTCTATCGGGCGCTTTTGACCAAGCGGGCGGAATTGGGCAAACAAAACCAGCGCCTGGATCGCCAGGCATTGGAACAGTTTACGGCCCATTTTAACCGGGCGGAACAGCAAATGATAACCGGCCTCTTATCCGCAGGCCGCTATTATCCCCAGGAAGCGTTAAACAAGAACGAACTTCAGGAAATATGGAGAAATAGCACATGGACGGCCAGCTAA
- a CDS encoding alpha-ketoacid dehydrogenase subunit beta has translation MQELTLGQAINQALREEMNRDERVFIAGEGVGISIHSDPRMATHGLLEEFGPRRVKDTPVSEAAIAGLAVGASVMGLLPVVEIMFNPFFTIAADQIVNHAAKLRYLSGGKSKFPLVVRVKTGAGIGAGCQHSHNLEAWVAHTPGLKVVMPGTPADAKGLLKSAIRDENPVIFIEDMILNFVPGPVPEGDYTVPIGVADVKKPGRDVTVVTWSKMLGAAFKAAGQLEQEGISVEIVDLRTLVPLDEAAILESVRKTGRLVVLHEATRTGGFGGEIAALAAEKAFDALKAPVKRVTAPDIPVPFSKPLEDFYMPNENSLIEAIKEIF, from the coding sequence ATGCAGGAACTCACTCTGGGGCAAGCGATAAACCAGGCCCTGCGCGAAGAAATGAACCGCGATGAGCGGGTCTTCATAGCCGGAGAAGGTGTAGGTATAAGTATTCACAGCGATCCGCGCATGGCTACCCACGGGCTGCTGGAGGAATTCGGCCCCCGCAGGGTCAAAGACACTCCGGTATCCGAGGCGGCCATAGCCGGTCTGGCTGTGGGCGCGTCTGTTATGGGACTTCTGCCGGTAGTGGAAATTATGTTTAATCCGTTTTTTACCATTGCCGCGGACCAAATAGTCAATCATGCAGCCAAGCTTCGTTATTTATCCGGTGGGAAGAGTAAGTTTCCCCTGGTGGTGCGGGTTAAAACCGGGGCGGGCATTGGCGCCGGCTGTCAGCATTCGCATAACCTGGAAGCCTGGGTGGCCCATACGCCGGGTCTTAAAGTGGTCATGCCCGGCACACCGGCCGATGCCAAAGGTTTGCTGAAATCGGCCATCCGAGATGAAAACCCGGTTATTTTTATCGAAGATATGATATTGAACTTTGTCCCCGGTCCTGTGCCCGAGGGCGATTACACAGTACCCATCGGAGTGGCGGATGTTAAAAAACCCGGCAGGGATGTGACGGTGGTTACCTGGTCCAAAATGCTCGGTGCGGCTTTTAAAGCTGCGGGACAGCTGGAGCAGGAGGGTATCAGCGTGGAGATAGTTGATTTGCGGACTCTGGTACCCCTGGATGAAGCCGCTATACTGGAGTCGGTGAGAAAAACCGGCCGGTTGGTGGTGCTGCACGAGGCCACTCGCACCGGCGGCTTTGGCGGTGAGATTGCCGCGCTGGCGGCGGAAAAAGCTTTTGATGCGTTAAAGGCCCCGGTGAAACGTGTAACCGCTCCGGATATACCCGTACCTTTCAGTAAACCTTTGGAGGATTTTTATATGCCCAATGAAAATAGTTTAATAGAGGCCATAAAGGAGATTTTTTAG